GCAGGAGACAGGAAACCAGGCAGGGAAGCCGAAAAGCCAAGCCAGTATCTGGGTCGCCTACCCCGCCCTCCACCTGcgtgcctggccctgccccacctcaCCCGGGCCAGGCCAGTTCTGGCCAGACCGGAAGcacgtgccccccacccccaccggcgCGGTTGCCCCGGCGACGGGAGCTGTTTACCAGGGGGGACTGAGCCCGGTGGCTGCCGCGGATGGAGCGGAAAGGCGAGGTGAGAAGCCCAGGCCTCTGGCCCCCTGTCTTGTTCATGCCCCCGAGGCCTGAAAGGGACGGGGAGAGGCCAGACCGGACCCTCCAGCCCAGACCCTTCCGGGTGAGCCTCCCCACACCTGAACAGGAAGAACCGTGGGAGACAGGACGGGGGCCCTGAGAGTGGTGGCGACGCCCCAGTGGCAAAGCCAGCCCTGCCCGAGCTCACCGTTGCAGGAACGGGATGGCGCCAGGGTTCTGCAGAAGCCGAGGGGCCTGGGAATCCGTTGGGCCATGCCCTCCTGGCAGGGCAGTAGACACGGGCCACAGACCCAGAGGGATGAAAGGACATCCCATCGGTCACGTGGAGAGACCGGAGCCAGATCTGAGCCTCCCCCACACCAGTGCTCTTTCGCCCAAGTCAGCTCTCACTTTCCAGACTCTCCTtctcgcccctcccccacatcccctgCTGCTTAGGCTCCTTTCCTTCTGGAGCTTCCAGTACTGGGAGATAATTGAGCTATTCCCCTCCACCAATCCCCCTTGGAATCATTCCCACTTCCTTTTCCAAACATTTGATCACTTGGTGGCTTGTGGTCCAATTTCTCCACTCCCCCATTAACGTGGGCTCTGCAGAGGACAGTGTATTCTCATCATTACTCCTGGTTCCGACTGGGAATGGTCCCAAAGTTTTCCCATCCTCAGGCCCACTGCTATCTCCTGTTGGTTCTTCTGAGCATTTTTCATCCCGAAAGCCTCACAAGGAGgggaggtgtgggcagggggTAGCATTaactgataaatatttttaaaagaccaatTCAGATGTATGCATCCTTGGCACATACCAGCAGATGGTGTGGGGGTGGCTGTATTTTATTGCATGTACTGTAGGCTTAGCTTTGTGTTGTGAGTGACATAGGGTGGCCTGACCCTGCGGTGGGAGGTGGGCCCTAGCAGAGCAGGAATATGGTTTTAGCCCCTCCTATCACATGTTCCTTCTTTCCAGTGGACGTGGTGATTAATCTTAAGGAATGAGCACCTGCCCTTTGGCAGCTCCTTGGAAACAGTCCTCAGTGTTTGTTTCCTGACTCCTAGCAGGCCTGTTGGGTGCAGCTTTTCTGTTTAAGTAAACAGGCCACTTGCCTGTTGGGCTGGCAGCTTGATGGGTTCCTGCGCCTAGATCTTGTCAGATCGCCCTCTGGTGTGTCTGCCAGGCGGAGAGGTGGTGAGATGAGCCGAGCAGGGGTCGTGAGGAGGGCTGCAGAAGCCTCTCTGGACTGAGGGCGGTGGGCAGGGCTCGGGGCACAAGGTGTCCCAGGGCCCCAGACACCTGTTGGCCCCACCTCCCCTGTCCCTGTACTAGATGCCGGGGAGCGCTGGTGTTCCTGCCCTGTAACAGATGGTCCCTGcgccagaggggaggcagagggttATGAAAGCAGGTTCGATGGAGCGGTTTTACCTGAAGGAGGTGTGAGTCTCTAAATAAGCATGAGTGGGCTTATAAGAATGAGTCATCACTGAGGCTTTTTCTGAGATCGTTCACAGTCAAGTTATCTTATGACCACTGTGCCTTGAATGTGACACCCCCTGAACATGGATAATTACATAGTCCCGAAAGGTATAGGGAGAGTGCACGCACATACTCAAGGTTGTTAAAAATaagccagcagagagcctggGAGAACACATGACTTTCCTCCTCAAAGTTGTTAAAGAAGAGGTTTCTAAGTTACCAAACTTGCTGACAGTAAAGCCTTCCCGAGGCATGTGTGGGAGTGGGAAGCCGAGTCTGTGATAACTCTGTAGAAGCTGTGGCAAATTAATAGCCATTCCGCcagggggctgggtgggcagcGAGGGGGAGGTGGTGTGCCGGGTGAGCTTATCTTTGGCAGAACAGTTGGGCCGGCGTGCCCTCCTTGCGCTGTGCAGACTGAAAGTACAGAGTTGCTTAATTACAAGTGAAAGACTTTAGAACTAAACCCAAAGGGAGAAAACCCAACACGTTCTTCACAGCTGATCAGAAAATAGACTCAATTAACGAGGCGATGGGCAGGCTTTTTGGATGCCAAGGAGAAGGCTCCTGGACTCCCAGCTGCCAGATTGGGTGTGAGagactggggaggagagggagatgcAAGCGTGGGAAGGCTCTGTgagcagaaaggagaaaacacagaGGCCGTTGGGGTCACAAAGAGAGGGTGGCTCTGTGCAAGAGTTTGCCCTGAGTGGGACTTCAGGAAGACACAGGAATGTCGTGTTTTGCTTGGTTGCAGTTGgaatggagaggaagaggaagcccCCTGTAACCAGGCAACGGTGGTAACGCGCACAGAAAGGCAATGTTAGGATGCAGAGCTGTGTTCAGAATTGCGTGATGAAGGCAGCTTAGAGCAAGCGGATTTGTGGTGTTCGATTAAAGTGTGGCTTTAGAAGGGGTTTATTAGAAAGCATTTATCTCATCTTTCTGAGGCAATGTCAATAGGCCGGAGCTCACTGGAATCAACCTTCCAGCACTTCCGTGCAGTGGGCGGGGCAGGCACGAGTCCCATGATGCACCAGGCTAGTTAGAGTTGACTACGCCCTGGGGAAGAGCTCTGAAGCAACAGGTAAGGCATTTGgacctaaaataataaaagcactaAGCAAAcggaaaactaaaaacaaaagcaaaaataagtaaataaataatccttACCATTTAATTGTCTTTACTATGCCCCGAGCCTGGTGGTCACGGCCTGACCTACATTATTACAGATTACTACTTGTAACTCATGTTACAGATAAAGAGACTGATGAGCAGAGGTGTGTAAGTAATGTCTTCAAGGTCATAGAGCTAATTctacaggtgaggaaagtgaCGGAGCAGAAAGATGGAGTGACTGCCCTGCGGTCGCCTAGCTAGCTCCGGGCAGAGCCTGACCTAGAACCCAGGTCTTATGCCTCCGGGGCCTGTGTTCTTAGCACCCCAACCACTGCTTCTTCAGGGGCCACGAGGCACTGGAAAGTTACCAGAAGGAGTTTAGAGGGATGGTCAGCCTGTGGATGGAGAGAACAGCAGTCCCAATGGTGGTTGGGcctcagagggaggcagggagcccaCGACACTGCCGTGTCCTGGGAAGATGTAACCggggactgggaggaggaggtggctgtAGCGGTGTCAGTGAAAGAGACACCACGATGGCCGGAAAAGAGGAAAAGGCCTGGTTTGGCAATGGCGGGCCAGCACAGAGAAATGCACAGGCCTCCCGCCAGGCTTCAGAACACTGCCTCCGTGTGATTTCACGGGCACTCCTGAGCACCCCAGGTGCCAGAGACAAATCCGGAGGCCCTCGCGGTGTTTCCAAGGCAGGAACATAAACagtgagacagaaaaataaacagtagGAGACAGGCTGTGGTGGGTGCGGGGGGAGACGCCCAGGCTGGTGCTCGAGAACAGGCCAGGTGTCACAGACCTGGGTGGGTTCAGGCTCTGCCGCTAGCCGGCTGTGTGACCGCAGGGAAGTCGCTCTGCCTTTCTGGCGCACGCGTCTATAGTatttgcatgtgccctgagccCCCTTTGCGGTTGGTCCAGGACAGCGTTGGTTAGCGATGGCCCGCAGGCCAGATCCGGCTCACCACCAGTTTCTGTGTGGCTCGTGGGCTGAGAATAGCTTTTACACTTGTAAATGGTGGGAACaaatcaaaagaagaagaatattctGTGTCACGTGAAAACtctatgaaattcaaatttccgTGCCCATCAGTGAAGGGTCGTCGGCGGAGCTCGGCCCCACAGTTCATTTACATGGTGTCTCCCATGGCCTTCACGCCAAAAGGGCGGAGCTGAGCGCTTCTGACATACCGTACGGCCCACAACGCTGAAAATACTTACCATCTGGCCATGTACAGAAAGGTTTGCTGACCCCTAATCTAGAGCCCGAGGACATCCCCgaaagttctggccaatggacagatcaggaacagaacctccctgccaccctccacccctggTGACAAAGCGGGGCAGTGGAGGGACAATGCACTAAGTGATTAGTGCCGGGCCATCTAAGATGACAGtaggaaggaaaatgaagaaagagcaaGCTAGGGGTAGATTGGTAAAGAAGAGAAGGAtttagggagaaagggaaaatgggGGTCAGAGAGAGTGGCTCTTCCACAGTGAATACTGGAGCAGAGCCCACCGCCGTCCCCTGGTTCAGGACCATCTCTCACCAGGGAGCAAAGAGAAGTCGGCTGGTCTGCCCCTCGGCTCTGGAGGGAAGCTGAGCCTGGCTTTCCTGCTTGGTGACTTGACAGGGCTACTTCAGCTCTTTGGAGCCAAGGCAGCCCTAGTAACACCGCTTTCCGTAACTGGGGCTGGCTTCGTGCTGCAGTGGCAGGGTTCAGTAGCTGGAACCAAGATCATCTCACGGCTCCCAACGCCAAAAACATTGACAGAAACAGCCGGGCCCTGGTCTAGGTCTTAACATGTTCCTTCTCATCATTCTAGTCTCTCTGCTTAAAGCTTCCCCCTCCCCAATGAAGAATAAGAGTTAGGCCCCACCCTAGTCACTCCCTGAGGcaatactttattttcttcattgcagTTATTACTATTTACATGTAGGTTTAACACTTCCTCACTATGACAATTTAAGTTGCTAGGATTTTGGTTCACTGATATATTCCAATacctggaatgaatgaatgaatgaattgcagCTGGTGCCCCCCTCCATCGTGGCCAGTTGGCTTGTTCTGGTACCTGGCTGGGATCCCGAAGTGTCAGGAAGGTGAATCCATggcctcctttcttttctcctgcctccttaggGGTCTTGAGAAGCAATGGCCACAGAAGCCACCGTGAATGTCGCCCCCACTGAATGCAACCCCGTTGTCAGCACAGCAGCCGACGGTTTCGTTTGGCCGCCAAGCTCACTGAACATGCACGTCCTACGGCCCAAGTCTGCCAAGGGGCGTACGCGGCCGAGTCTGCACAATCCCCAGGGCGCGGGACTGTGCTCGCACCTCACGCCATCTTCTCCGCCTCCAGCCATTCCCTGCGAGTCGCCAGGCAGCCAGAAACCAGGAGCCTGTGCACCCAGATCGCCAAATCAGGGAGCTCCCCACGAGGTCCCCGAGCTGCTGCAGCAGGTGCCCATAGGGGCTTCCTCATCCCTCAATAAATACCCGGTCCTTCCTTCCATCAACAGGAAGACCCCGGAGGAGGGGGCTGTGGAAACAGTCGCTAAAAAGGCTGGCTCCCTGCAACTGAGCAACATCCAGGCTCTGCACCAAGAGGAAACCTGTATCATGAAGACATGCAAAGAAGGTTCCAGAGCTCCAGTTCGTTCCCCGGAGAAGAAACTCTTTGTCCAAACCAGGAGACAGAGCCCCTCTGGGGCTGGAGTCCTGGAGGAACCATCAGATCAAGAGCCAAGGCTGCTGCTGGCTGTGAGATCGCCGTCAGGCCGGAGGTTCGTTCGCCACTTCCGGCCAACCGATGACTTACAGACCATTGTGGCTGTGGCTGAACACAAGAACAAGGCTACCTACCAACACTGCTGCGTCGAAACgatggaggtgcccaggagacgTTTCTCTGACCTCACCAAGTCTCTGCAAGAGTGCAGGATCCCCCACAAGTCAGTGCTGGGCATCTCCCAGGAAGACGGGGAGGAGTGGAGCTGAGTCCACAGCCCCCCCGGCTGGGTCCTGGGTCTCTGAGCAGGGAGCACGCTCAGGTGCCATGGCCTCCTGGGCAGAGGGTTCCAAGTGCCCTGGGAGCCTGGTACAGCTATGATTCCTGGGACTCTCGTCTTTGCAGCGTCTCCTTTGAAGCAGTGAAATGTGCATCTGCACCAAGTGCACTCAGAAGATCCTCTTCCGGTTGTTAAATTACCTCCACGCCTGGAGTGAACTGGTCAGTTACCAGGGCTGCTCCTGGAACAGCTGTGACCAGGCCGCCTTCTTCCTAGAGTTTGGGACCTTCTTGGAGCACCAGCTTGCCTTTacaatgatctctctctctctctctctctctctctctcactcagccAGTGGTTTGCCTTTATGTATTTGACACAGGATT
This DNA window, taken from Desmodus rotundus isolate HL8 chromosome 3, HLdesRot8A.1, whole genome shotgun sequence, encodes the following:
- the UBXN10 gene encoding UBX domain-containing protein 10 yields the protein MATEATVNVAPTECNPVVSTAADGFVWPPSSLNMHVLRPKSAKGRTRPSLHNPQGAGLCSHLTPSSPPPAIPCESPGSQKPGACAPRSPNQGAPHEVPELLQQVPIGASSSLNKYPVLPSINRKTPEEGAVETVAKKAGSLQLSNIQALHQEETCIMKTCKEGSRAPVRSPEKKLFVQTRRQSPSGAGVLEEPSDQEPRLLLAVRSPSGRRFVRHFRPTDDLQTIVAVAEHKNKATYQHCCVETMEVPRRRFSDLTKSLQECRIPHKSVLGISQEDGEEWS